In Pseudomonas nunensis, a single window of DNA contains:
- a CDS encoding amino acid ABC transporter permease translates to MQKSIGAPKQRLSLSDPKVRAWLFQIITIVAVVAMGWYLFDNTQTNLQHRGITSGFSFLDRSAGFGIAQHLIDYTESDTYARVFVIGLLNTLLVTVIGVVLATILGFIVGVARLSPNWIISKLATVYVEVFRNIPPLLQILFWYFAVFLTMPGPRASHNFGDTFFVSSRGLNMPAAQMADGFWAFVVSVVVAIVAIVLMARWANKRFEATGVPFHKFWVGLALFLVIPALCALVFGAPLHWELPKLQGFNFVGGWVLIPELLALTLALTVYTAAFIAEIVRSGIKSVSHGQTEAARSLGLRNGPTLRKVIIPQALRVIIPPLTSQYLNLAKNSSLAAGIGYPEMVSLFAGTVLNQTGQAIEVIAITMSVYLAISISISLLMNWYNKRIALIER, encoded by the coding sequence ATGCAAAAATCAATCGGCGCACCAAAGCAGAGGCTCAGCCTCAGCGATCCGAAAGTGCGTGCGTGGCTATTTCAGATCATCACGATTGTCGCGGTCGTCGCGATGGGCTGGTATCTGTTCGACAATACGCAAACCAACCTGCAACACCGGGGCATTACCTCCGGCTTCAGTTTTCTGGATCGCAGTGCCGGGTTCGGCATCGCTCAACACCTGATCGACTACACCGAATCGGACACGTATGCCCGGGTGTTTGTCATCGGTCTGCTCAACACCCTGCTGGTAACTGTCATCGGCGTGGTCCTGGCGACCATCCTCGGCTTCATCGTCGGCGTGGCACGGCTGTCGCCGAACTGGATCATCAGCAAGCTGGCGACGGTTTACGTGGAAGTCTTCCGTAATATTCCGCCGCTGCTGCAAATCCTGTTCTGGTACTTCGCGGTGTTCCTGACCATGCCTGGGCCGCGTGCCAGCCATAACTTCGGCGACACCTTCTTCGTCAGCAGCCGTGGCCTGAACATGCCGGCCGCGCAAATGGCGGACGGGTTCTGGGCGTTCGTGGTCAGTGTCGTGGTGGCCATCGTCGCTATCGTGCTGATGGCTCGCTGGGCCAACAAACGCTTCGAAGCGACCGGCGTACCGTTCCACAAGTTCTGGGTCGGCCTGGCGCTGTTCCTGGTGATCCCGGCGCTGTGCGCGCTGGTCTTCGGTGCTCCGCTGCACTGGGAACTGCCGAAGCTGCAAGGCTTCAACTTTGTCGGTGGCTGGGTACTGATCCCGGAACTGCTGGCGTTGACCCTGGCCCTGACCGTGTACACCGCGGCGTTTATCGCCGAGATCGTGCGTTCGGGCATCAAGTCGGTCAGCCACGGCCAGACCGAAGCGGCGCGCTCCCTGGGGCTGCGCAACGGTCCGACCCTGCGCAAGGTGATCATCCCGCAAGCCCTGCGCGTGATCATCCCGCCACTGACCAGCCAATACCTGAACCTGGCGAAGAACTCCTCGCTGGCGGCCGGTATCGGTTATCCGGAAATGGTCTCGTTGTTTGCCGGTACGGTGCTGAACCAGACCGGGCAGGCGATCGAGGTGATTGCGATCACCATGAGCGTGTACCTGGCGATCAGTATCAGCATTTCCCTGCTGATGAACTGGTACAACAAGCGCATTGCGCTGATCGAGCGGTAA
- a CDS encoding amino acid ABC transporter substrate-binding protein, which produces MKMLKSTLAIVTAAAVLGVSGFAQAGATLDAVQKKGFIQCGVSDGLPGFSVPDSTGKILGIDADVCRAVAAAVFGDATKVKFSQLNAKERFTALQSGEIDILSRNTTMTSSRDAGMGLKFPGFITYYDGVGFLANSKLGVKSAKELDGATICIQAGTTTELNVSDYFRANNLKYTPITFDTSDESAKSLESGRCDVLTSDKSQLYAQRSKLASPKDYVVLPETISKEPLGPVVRNGDDEWLAIVRWVGYALLNTEEAGISSKNVLAEAKSTKNPDVARMLGADGEYGKDLKLPKDWVVKIVSQVGNYGEIFEKNLGKGTPLEIDRGLNALWTNGGIQYAPPVR; this is translated from the coding sequence AAGGTTTCATTCAGTGCGGCGTGAGTGACGGTCTGCCGGGTTTCTCGGTTCCGGACTCCACCGGCAAGATCCTCGGGATCGACGCTGACGTCTGCCGCGCTGTGGCAGCCGCTGTGTTCGGCGACGCTACCAAGGTCAAGTTCAGCCAGTTGAACGCCAAGGAGCGTTTCACCGCGCTGCAGTCTGGCGAAATCGACATTCTTTCGCGTAACACCACCATGACCAGTTCCCGTGACGCGGGCATGGGCCTGAAATTCCCTGGCTTCATTACTTACTACGACGGCGTTGGCTTCCTGGCCAACAGCAAGCTGGGCGTGAAAAGTGCCAAGGAACTGGACGGTGCAACCATCTGCATTCAAGCCGGTACCACCACCGAGCTGAACGTTTCCGACTACTTCCGCGCCAACAACCTGAAATACACCCCGATCACTTTCGACACCTCCGATGAAAGCGCCAAGTCGCTGGAATCCGGTCGTTGCGACGTGCTGACCTCCGACAAATCGCAACTGTACGCACAACGCAGCAAGCTGGCTTCGCCAAAAGACTACGTGGTTCTGCCAGAAACCATCTCCAAAGAACCACTGGGTCCAGTCGTACGTAACGGCGACGACGAGTGGCTGGCGATCGTTCGCTGGGTTGGCTACGCACTGCTGAACACCGAAGAAGCCGGTATCTCTTCGAAAAACGTTCTGGCTGAAGCCAAGTCCACCAAGAACCCGGACGTTGCCCGTATGTTGGGTGCTGACGGCGAATACGGCAAAGATCTGAAACTGCCTAAGGATTGGGTCGTCAAGATCGTTTCCCAAGTCGGTAACTACGGCGAAATCTTCGAGAAAAACCTCGGCAAAGGCACTCCGCTGGAAATCGACCGTGGCTTGAACGCCCTGTGGACCAACGGCGGCATTCAATACGCACCACCAGTGCGCTGA